The Spartobacteria bacterium genome contains the following window.
GCGATCAGTGTTCGTTTTGAGGAACTGAGATCCTGCACCAACGCTTTTGCGGAGATTTCGGCACCAATTTCCTCCAGGTACTTCTCTGTTTTTTCCCGTCTTTTTGCTTCGCTTTCGAAGATGAACGTGCGGTTCAGCTGTGTGTAGAAAAGAATGTTTTCGGCCACGGTCAGGTTGCCATGCAGCTGCAGGGGGTAGCTGACCATCACGATTCCAAGTCGGCGTGCGAGCGTCTGGTTGAGCTGGCGGTAGGATCGGTTGCCGATGTCGAGTCTTCCCGAAGTAGGGGCCGTCATTCCGCAGAGAATGTGGGCTAGATGGCTTTTTCCGGCGCCCTTCCTCCCGGTCAGGGCATGAATTTGTCCGGGGAGGATTTCTAGATTCAACTTATTTAAGACCGTTCTTCCATCCACCTCCAAGGAAATCTGCCGCAACTGTATGGAGTCCTCGCTGTTCATGAGAGTTCGTACTTTTGAATTTTTTTATAGAGCGTATTGCGGCTGACACCCAGGATCTCGGCTGTCCTTTTCTTATTGTAGGACGTCGCTCTGAGTGTTTTTTCGATAGTCTGCTTTTCCGTCTCTTCCAGAGCGTGGCCGATCATTTCATTATTTTCGCCGTGCTCGCTGTGCTGTCCCCCAAATCCGCTTGGCAGATGTTCAGGCGAGATGGCCGGCGCATTGCGCGCCACCGCCACTGCGTAGCTCACCACATTTTTGAGTTCACGTACATTGCCCGGCCAGGAATAGGTCATGAGCCGTTCCATCGCTTCTGGAGTGATCTTTTTATGGGCGGTTCCGTGGCTTTCCGCAAACTGAGCCCCCAAATGATCCAGCAGCAGGGGGACATCACCCATGCGTTCGCGCAGGGGAGGGATGCGCAACGTGGCTCCATTCAGGCGGAAGAAAAGATCAGAGCGAAACAGTTTCTGCTCCATCAGTTGATGCAGATCCCGGTTTGTGGAGGCGATAAAGCGGACATCAACCTTCATGAGCTTGTCGCTGCCAATGCGTTTCACTTCCTGGTTCTGCAGAACCCGAAGAATCTTGGCCTGTGTAGTTAGAGTCATGTCGCCGATTTCATCCAGATGCAGAGTGGCCCGGTTGGCCCGTTCAAAGACGCCGGGGAAGGAGTTTTGCGCGCCTGTAAAGGCACCTTTTTCATGCCCGAACAGCTCGTCATCCAGCAGATTGTCTGCAAAAGCCGCGCAGTTTACCTGATGCAAATCGTTAAAACGCCGTGTGGAATGCGCATGGATGAACTCCGCCATCAATTCCTTGCCGGTTCCGCTTTCTCCCAGTGTTAGAATAGGCAGGTCTGTGTCGGCCAATTGTTTGGCCTTTTCGCATGTGGCTAGGAGAACCGGATCCTGAGTGACCAGACGCGGGGTTAAGGCCGCCAGGCGTTTCTTGAGGCTGTGGTTTTCGGCCTTCGTTTGGGTCAGGTGGCAGCCCTTTTCCACCAGTGCGGCCAATCGATCAAAATCCAGCGGCTTTTCGACAAAATCCAAGGCGCCCAATTTCATGGCCTGCACGGCGGATTGCACGGTCGCATAACCGGTGATCATCACCACCGAAAGCTCCGGTGCCAACGTCTGTAGTCGCTCCAGTAAATCCAGGCCGCTCTCGCCGCCCAGGGTCACATCAAGCAGCACAACCTGAATCGAATGCTCTCCGATCAAACGGATGGCCGTGTCGGAATTCGTCGCGGTCAGCGCCTCGTAGCCCAGATCGCGAAAATTGCGTGCCAGGTTTCGGCTCAGCTTCTCTATGTCATCAACAATTAAAACGGTACCAGCCAAGAGGTGCTCCTTATTTTGAACATCTTTTCATTCCGCACAATGGATCTTGAATTGCATACTGTCTCGTTGTAGCGCACATTAAGGTTTTAATAAAGTGATTTTTGCGCAATATATGAACACTCATGATGTCAATTGCGTGTTCACATTTCGTGAATACCCGTGAGCATAGTGTTCACAAACGGGACAGTTTGTATTGGGTCTTCGTATGAAACGAAGCCGTTACATCTTGATGAGTATTTTGTAAGTATTACGTGATGATGGTGATAAAATAAATGGTAGTGCCGTATGCCGTGATGTTGGCACGGTGCGTGCGATATGATTCGTTGCCGTTGCGAAATAGTGCAATAGGTTCTGTCGCCCGGTCATCGCCTCGTCGGTTTGGTAGGTCGGTAGATGGATTAGTAAAAAAACAGGAGGTCATGGGGAATTCTCATGACGCAGCAAAGCAAAAAGCAAACAAAGGACAACACAGATGAAATTGAATAAACTGGCCATTGCAAGCGCACTCGTAGCCGCTTGTGCCCTGACAGCATCAGCCAAAGAACTGAAAATCGGTTTTTCCAATCGTACGTTAAACGGACCGTACTTCAGTGCCTTGTCGCAGCACATCAAACAGTACGGTGAAGCCAAAGGCTACGATGTCACTCTGACGGAAGCACGCGGCGATCTGAACAAACAGATGGCTGACTGCGAAGACATGATGTCCAAAGGCATTGATTATCTTATTTTGAATCCTCAGGATCCCAAATCTTCATTGCGCATTGTTGCACAGGCCAATGAAAAAGGCATTCCTGTGGTCATCGTTGACAGCGATATTTCTACGGCAGCTGATGTGATTACACGCGTTATTCCTGACAATGTAGGCAACAATCTGGCTATTGGCGGCTATTGCGCCGAACAGTTTGGCAAAACGCCGATTAAACTGGCATTGATCAGCGGAAATCAGGGCAACCTGGTTGGCAAAGCTCGTCGTTCAAATTTCATCCTCGGAATCATTGACGCTCAGCTTCGTAGCCAGAACAAATCTTCCTTGACCATTCTGACTCAGATTTGGGGCGGCTGGGATCAGCAGGGTGGAATGAAAGCCATGGAAGATATTCTGGTTGGTCAGCCTGAAGTAAATGCTATTTATTGCGAAAACGATGATATGGCACTGGGGGCGATCCGTGCACTGCGCGGTGCTAACAAACTTGATCAAGTCAAAGTATACAGCTATGACGGTAACAAGCACGCTTACAAAGCGATCATGAATGGTCAGATGGAAGCCACTGGCGAAAATAATCCTGACATCATGGCTAACTGGGTGATTGAAACCATCAGCAGATACGATGCAGGCGACCGTAGTTTCCCTGACTATTCCATCACACCGATTCTGATGGTTAACAAAGAAAATGCAGCAGAAGTCTACAAAGAAGATTCCTTGTTCTAAATTTTCTTACGAATTATTACAGACCCCCGGTCTGCACGTCATTTGCAGGCCGGGGACTTTTAATGCGAGGTTGGTTATGGCTGATGATGCAATTGTTCAAATGAAGGGAGTCGTCAAAACGTTTGGTGGCGTGCATGCCCTTAAAAATGTGAATCTGTCGATAGAGAGAGGCAGTATTCATGCACTGGTCGGCGAAAACGGTGCGGGGAAGTCTACGTTGATGAAGATTCTGTCAGGCGTTTATCAGAAGGATGCCGGAGACGTGCTGATTAACAATAAGGTTGTACATATCAGTAATCCCAAACAGGCCAGTCATTACGGTATAGGCATTATTCATCAGGAGTTTGCACTGGCTCCGGACATGTCGGTCGCTGAAAATATTTTCATGGATGACCTGAAACAGGGACATCTATTTATCAATTGGAAACAGTTAAACAGTCGCACCGCAGACATTCTTTCACAGTTTAAGTTGAACATTTCGCCCACCTGCCAAGTGGGTAAACTGAGCGTGGCGTATCAGCAGATTATTGAAATCACCAAAGCACTGGCGAAAAAAGCCAAAATCCTCATTCTGGATGAACCCACCGCCGTTTTAGCGGGGCCGGAAATCGATATTCTCTTTAACAACCTGTTTCGCCTGCGTGATGAGGGCGTAACCATTATTTACATTTCACATCGACTCGAAGAAATTTTTCGCATTGCCGATAAAATCACCGTGCTGAAAGACGGTCAGACCATCTGCGATATGGATCCCGGGAAAATCACGCAGGATGACATCATCCAGGCCATGGTAGGGCGCAAACTGGCTGCGTTGTTCCCCAAGGTCAATCCGCCCACCGACGAAGAAGTCCTGAAAGTGAGCCACCTCTCTCGCTATGGTGTACTGCGGGATATTTCATTGACCCTGCATAAAGGCGAGATCCTTGGTCTGGCGGGACTGGTCGGTTCCGGACGAACGGAACTGGCGCGCTGCATATTCGGTATTGATCACTATGACAGGGGTGACATTGAACGCAACGGGGAGAAAATACGCATCACCAGTCCCATGGATGCCATCAGGCATCACCTGAGCATGGTGCCGGAAAGCAGGAAAGAACAGGGTGCTGTGCTGCCCATGAGTATTGCGGCCAATATGACCATGGCGTCCCGAAGCAAAGTGACGTGGCCCGGTGGTATCATTAAGCACGGAAAAGAACGGCAGAGTGCTGCGGAACTGGGACAGCAGCTGCATCTGAAAATGGGATCCGTCAACCATCCGGTGGATAGTCTCAGCGGCGGGAATCAGCAGAAGGTTGTGGTTGCGAAATGGCTGCATACCGAAGGCGATGTCATTATCCTCGATGAACCGACGCGCGGCGTCGATGTGGGAGCCAAAGCCGAGATCTATCAGATCATTGCCGATCTTGCGCATAAGGGCTATGCCCTGCTGGTCATATCCTCGGAAATGACCGAACTTATCGGCCTCAGCCACCGCATCATGGTCATGAGTGACGGACATATCGCCGGCGAACTGTCCGGCAGTGAAATCAGTGAAGAACGCATCATGAGACTGGCCATCCCGTCTCGCACCGCATAAACATTTTATAAAAAATAAGGAGACCCTGTAATGAATAGCAAAGGTGTAACGTATAATGAAGAAAACAGCCAGCCGCTCTGG
Protein-coding sequences here:
- a CDS encoding sigma-54-dependent Fis family transcriptional regulator, coding for MAGTVLIVDDIEKLSRNLARNFRDLGYEALTATNSDTAIRLIGEHSIQVVLLDVTLGGESGLDLLERLQTLAPELSVVMITGYATVQSAVQAMKLGALDFVEKPLDFDRLAALVEKGCHLTQTKAENHSLKKRLAALTPRLVTQDPVLLATCEKAKQLADTDLPILTLGESGTGKELMAEFIHAHSTRRFNDLHQVNCAAFADNLLDDELFGHEKGAFTGAQNSFPGVFERANRATLHLDEIGDMTLTTQAKILRVLQNQEVKRIGSDKLMKVDVRFIASTNRDLHQLMEQKLFRSDLFFRLNGATLRIPPLRERMGDVPLLLDHLGAQFAESHGTAHKKITPEAMERLMTYSWPGNVRELKNVVSYAVAVARNAPAISPEHLPSGFGGQHSEHGENNEMIGHALEETEKQTIEKTLRATSYNKKRTAEILGVSRNTLYKKIQKYELS
- a CDS encoding ABC transporter substrate-binding protein yields the protein MKLNKLAIASALVAACALTASAKELKIGFSNRTLNGPYFSALSQHIKQYGEAKGYDVTLTEARGDLNKQMADCEDMMSKGIDYLILNPQDPKSSLRIVAQANEKGIPVVIVDSDISTAADVITRVIPDNVGNNLAIGGYCAEQFGKTPIKLALISGNQGNLVGKARRSNFILGIIDAQLRSQNKSSLTILTQIWGGWDQQGGMKAMEDILVGQPEVNAIYCENDDMALGAIRALRGANKLDQVKVYSYDGNKHAYKAIMNGQMEATGENNPDIMANWVIETISRYDAGDRSFPDYSITPILMVNKENAAEVYKEDSLF
- a CDS encoding sugar ABC transporter ATP-binding protein, whose product is MADDAIVQMKGVVKTFGGVHALKNVNLSIERGSIHALVGENGAGKSTLMKILSGVYQKDAGDVLINNKVVHISNPKQASHYGIGIIHQEFALAPDMSVAENIFMDDLKQGHLFINWKQLNSRTADILSQFKLNISPTCQVGKLSVAYQQIIEITKALAKKAKILILDEPTAVLAGPEIDILFNNLFRLRDEGVTIIYISHRLEEIFRIADKITVLKDGQTICDMDPGKITQDDIIQAMVGRKLAALFPKVNPPTDEEVLKVSHLSRYGVLRDISLTLHKGEILGLAGLVGSGRTELARCIFGIDHYDRGDIERNGEKIRITSPMDAIRHHLSMVPESRKEQGAVLPMSIAANMTMASRSKVTWPGGIIKHGKERQSAAELGQQLHLKMGSVNHPVDSLSGGNQQKVVVAKWLHTEGDVIILDEPTRGVDVGAKAEIYQIIADLAHKGYALLVISSEMTELIGLSHRIMVMSDGHIAGELSGSEISEERIMRLAIPSRTA